A part of Pararhizobium sp. A13 genomic DNA contains:
- the urtA gene encoding urea ABC transporter substrate-binding protein — protein MSAFLAGALATTAFSGVFAAEDTIKVGVLHSLSGTMAISETTLKDAMLMLIEEQNKKGGLLGKKLEAVVVDPASDWPLFAEKARELISVNKVAAVFGCWTSSSRKSVLPVFEELNSLLFYPVQYEGEESSRNIFYTGAAPNQQAIPAVDYLMNTEGVERFVLEGTDYVYPRTTNKILEAYLIAKGVPKEDILINYTPFGFSDWQTEVAKIKEFGSAGKKTAVVSTINGDANVPFYKELGNKGIKATDIPVVAFSVGEEELAGLDTKPLVGHLAAWNYFQSVDAPVNAEFIKQWHAFTKNDKRVTNDPMEAAYIGFNAWVKAVEAAGTTDTDAVLDTIIGTSVPNLSGGYSTVMPNHHITKPVLIGEIQEDGQFEIVQQTPAVVGDEWSDYLPDSKDLISDWRKPMSCGNFNVATGKCGGKGS, from the coding sequence ATGAGCGCGTTCCTGGCCGGTGCGCTTGCCACGACCGCATTCTCCGGCGTTTTTGCTGCCGAAGACACGATCAAGGTCGGCGTTCTTCACTCGCTTTCGGGCACCATGGCCATTTCCGAGACGACGCTCAAGGACGCCATGCTGATGCTCATCGAAGAGCAGAACAAGAAGGGCGGCCTACTCGGCAAGAAGCTTGAAGCCGTCGTCGTCGATCCGGCGTCCGACTGGCCGCTGTTTGCCGAAAAGGCGCGCGAGCTGATCTCCGTCAACAAGGTCGCGGCCGTGTTCGGCTGCTGGACCTCGTCGTCGCGCAAATCCGTTCTGCCGGTCTTCGAAGAGCTGAATTCGCTGCTCTTCTACCCGGTCCAGTACGAGGGTGAAGAATCCTCGCGCAACATCTTCTACACGGGTGCCGCGCCGAACCAGCAGGCCATTCCGGCGGTCGACTACCTGATGAATACGGAAGGCGTCGAGCGTTTCGTGCTTGAAGGCACCGACTATGTCTATCCGCGCACGACCAACAAGATCCTCGAAGCCTATCTGATCGCCAAGGGCGTCCCGAAAGAGGATATCCTGATCAACTACACGCCGTTCGGCTTCTCCGACTGGCAGACAGAAGTGGCGAAGATCAAGGAATTCGGCTCGGCCGGCAAGAAGACCGCCGTCGTCTCGACCATCAACGGCGATGCCAACGTCCCGTTCTACAAGGAACTCGGCAACAAGGGCATCAAGGCTACCGATATTCCGGTCGTCGCCTTCTCGGTCGGCGAAGAAGAACTTGCCGGTCTCGACACCAAGCCGCTGGTCGGCCATCTGGCTGCCTGGAACTACTTCCAGTCCGTCGATGCTCCGGTCAACGCCGAATTCATCAAGCAATGGCACGCCTTTACCAAGAACGACAAGCGGGTAACCAACGATCCGATGGAAGCCGCCTATATCGGCTTCAACGCCTGGGTGAAGGCCGTCGAAGCCGCCGGCACCACCGACACGGATGCAGTTCTCGATACGATTATCGGCACCAGCGTTCCGAACCTTTCGGGCGGCTATTCCACCGTCATGCCGAACCACCACATCACCAAGCCGGTGCTGATCGGTGAAATCCAGGAAGACGGCCAATTCGAAATCGTCCAGCAGACGCCTGCCGTCGTCGGCGACGAATGGTCCGACTACCTGCCCGATTCCAAGGACCTGATCTCCGACTGGCGCAAGCCGATGTCCTGCGGCAACTTCAACGTTGCAACCGGCAAGTGCGGTGGCAAGGGCTCCTGA